In Agrobacterium tumefaciens, a single genomic region encodes these proteins:
- a CDS encoding HK97 family phage prohead protease, whose product MHVYRGPRPATRKFASLELRGITSDGTFSGYASVFGEVDLGKDVIERGAFRRSIEERGAAGIRMLYQHDPAEPIGAWRTIREDERGLYVEGILAPGVARSREVHSLMKTGALDGLSIGFRTVRSSKEARSGKGAGSGVRRILEADLWEISVVTFPMLPSARVSDVKHARFFRDRETELVRSMRRAARSLFDTTFKR is encoded by the coding sequence ATGCACGTTTATCGCGGGCCGCGTCCCGCCACGCGCAAATTCGCCAGTCTGGAACTGCGCGGCATCACCAGCGACGGCACGTTTTCCGGTTATGCCAGCGTCTTCGGCGAGGTCGATCTCGGCAAGGATGTGATCGAACGCGGGGCTTTCCGCCGTTCCATCGAGGAACGTGGTGCGGCCGGTATCCGCATGCTCTACCAGCATGATCCGGCCGAGCCGATCGGCGCATGGCGCACCATCCGCGAGGACGAGCGCGGCCTTTATGTCGAAGGCATCCTCGCACCGGGCGTCGCCCGTTCCCGCGAGGTGCATTCGCTGATGAAGACCGGCGCGCTGGACGGGTTGTCGATCGGCTTTCGCACGGTTCGTTCCAGTAAAGAGGCACGCTCCGGCAAGGGCGCGGGCAGTGGCGTGCGGCGCATTCTCGAAGCCGATCTATGGGAAATCTCGGTCGTGACCTTCCCGATGCTGCCTTCGGCCCGCGTCTCCGACGTCAAGCATGCCCGCTTCTTCAGGGACCGCGAGACCGAACTGGTGCGCAGTATGCGCCGCGCCGCCCGCTCGCTGTTCGACACAACCTTCAAACGCTGA
- a CDS encoding phage major capsid protein, with protein MTDQMTKPAPMTVAPQVKAVPDTVTAAFDDFMEAFETFRETNDQRLADIERKMGADVVTRDKLDRIDKALDDNRRIMDDLALKKARPALGRKEAPSHDAEEHKAAFEAYIRRGEEGALRDLEAKAFAGSTGADGGFLLPSETDGEIGRRMTAISPIRALATVRQVSAAVLKKPFALGGMTTGWVSETAARPQTATPQLAELSFPTMELYAMPAATQGLLDDAAVDIEAWIASEVDIAFAEQEAAAFIAGDGVNKPKGFLSYTTVANDGWSWGNIGYVATGVSAGFASAGPMDVLLDAVYALKAGHRQNGTFLMNRKTQGALRRFKDTSGAYLWHPPAAAGQPASLMGFPVTEAEDMPGVAANSFAIAFGDFRAGYLVIDRTGVRILRDPYSAKPYVLFYTTKRVGGGVQNFEAIKLVKFGVN; from the coding sequence ATGACGGACCAGATGACGAAACCGGCCCCGATGACCGTCGCGCCGCAGGTGAAAGCCGTGCCCGATACGGTGACGGCCGCCTTCGACGACTTCATGGAGGCCTTCGAGACCTTCCGCGAAACCAACGACCAGCGGCTTGCCGATATCGAGCGCAAGATGGGGGCGGATGTCGTGACCCGCGACAAGCTCGACCGCATCGACAAGGCGCTCGACGACAACCGCAGGATCATGGACGATCTCGCGCTCAAGAAGGCGCGCCCCGCACTTGGCCGTAAGGAGGCACCTTCCCACGATGCCGAGGAGCACAAGGCGGCTTTCGAGGCCTATATCCGCCGTGGCGAGGAGGGCGCGCTGCGCGATCTGGAGGCCAAGGCCTTCGCCGGCTCGACCGGGGCCGACGGTGGTTTTCTGCTGCCGAGCGAAACGGATGGCGAAATCGGCCGGCGCATGACGGCGATTTCGCCAATCCGGGCGCTGGCGACCGTGCGGCAGGTTTCCGCCGCCGTGCTGAAGAAACCCTTCGCACTCGGTGGGATGACGACCGGCTGGGTTTCCGAAACGGCGGCACGCCCGCAGACGGCAACGCCGCAGCTTGCCGAACTGTCCTTCCCGACCATGGAGCTTTATGCCATGCCGGCGGCAACCCAGGGGCTGCTGGATGATGCCGCAGTCGATATCGAAGCGTGGATTGCCTCGGAGGTGGATATCGCCTTTGCCGAACAGGAGGCCGCCGCCTTCATCGCCGGTGATGGCGTCAACAAGCCCAAGGGTTTCCTGTCCTATACGACCGTCGCCAATGATGGCTGGAGCTGGGGCAATATCGGTTATGTCGCGACCGGCGTTTCTGCCGGTTTCGCCTCAGCCGGGCCGATGGACGTGCTGCTTGATGCCGTTTATGCGCTGAAGGCCGGCCATCGCCAGAACGGCACCTTCCTGATGAACCGCAAGACGCAAGGAGCGCTGCGCCGCTTCAAGGATACCAGCGGCGCCTATCTCTGGCACCCGCCGGCCGCCGCCGGCCAGCCGGCCTCGCTGATGGGCTTTCCGGTAACGGAGGCGGAAGACATGCCTGGTGTGGCGGCCAACAGCTTCGCCATCGCCTTCGGTGATTTCCGCGCCGGCTACCTCGTCATCGATCGCACCGGGGTGCGCATCCTGCGCGATCCCTATTCGGCCAAACCCTACGTGCTGTTCTACACTACCAAGCGCGTGGGTGGCGGCGTGCAGAATTTCGAGGCGATCAAGCTGGTGAAATTCGGGGTGAATTGA
- a CDS encoding head-tail connector protein — protein MTYALIYPPQAEPLTLAEVKAHLRLDGNEEDALLAALLRTAREHLERVTGLCLIRQTWRLYLDRWPETGVILIGKGPVQAIETILVFDGEGRAAVITGADRLLDGAARPARLWLRNPPSPGRAMNGIEIDFLAGYGEAGTDVPDTLKRAMLMHVAQMFAFRGAVAPENQPAAVPAGYERLVAPFCRRGL, from the coding sequence ATGACCTATGCCCTCATTTATCCGCCGCAGGCGGAACCGTTGACGCTTGCCGAGGTTAAGGCGCATCTGCGTCTCGACGGCAACGAGGAGGACGCGCTTCTTGCCGCACTGCTGCGCACCGCCCGCGAGCATCTGGAGCGGGTGACCGGCCTCTGCCTCATCCGCCAGACCTGGCGGCTCTACCTTGATCGGTGGCCTGAGACCGGCGTGATTCTGATTGGCAAGGGACCGGTGCAAGCCATCGAAACGATTCTGGTTTTTGACGGTGAGGGCCGTGCGGCGGTTATCACCGGCGCTGATAGATTGCTCGACGGCGCGGCGCGCCCGGCGCGGCTGTGGCTGCGCAATCCGCCGAGCCCCGGCCGGGCGATGAACGGTATCGAGATCGATTTCCTTGCTGGGTACGGCGAGGCCGGCACGGATGTGCCTGACACGCTGAAACGCGCCATGCTGATGCATGTCGCCCAGATGTTCGCCTTTCGCGGCGCGGTCGCGCCGGAAAACCAGCCTGCGGCGGTTCCTGCCGGTTACGAGCGACTGGTGGCGCCCTTCTGCCGCCGGGGGCTTTGA
- a CDS encoding phage head closure protein: MNLIFLDPGKLTARLDLELRTEAPDGQGGATEGWTVLRSLWAAIEPVSEASHERASAEGVTITHRVWLAFRSDVTADMRFRKGSRILAIRATMDPDETRRFIVCRCEEESR; this comes from the coding sequence ATGAACCTCATCTTTCTCGACCCCGGCAAGCTGACGGCGCGGCTTGACCTGGAGCTGCGCACCGAGGCACCCGACGGGCAGGGCGGTGCGACGGAGGGCTGGACTGTGCTGCGGTCGCTCTGGGCGGCCATCGAACCGGTTTCCGAGGCCTCCCATGAGCGGGCCTCGGCCGAGGGGGTGACGATTACCCACCGCGTCTGGCTGGCCTTTCGCAGCGACGTCACTGCCGACATGCGCTTTCGCAAAGGTTCCCGCATTCTGGCGATCAGGGCGACGATGGACCCCGACGAGACCCGTCGCTTCATCGTCTGCCGGTGCGAGGAGGAAAGTCGATGA
- a CDS encoding DUF3168 domain-containing protein — translation MSAANALLQGIFTRLTGDVALVALIPGGIVDRLLPRAVLPCIVIGDLESRDYSTATEKAEEHFLSLQIWSDANGRKGTGEITARVKNLLDDAALPIAGVSLVNLQLVSSRSRREAKTRNFVAEMRFRAVTE, via the coding sequence ATGAGCGCTGCCAACGCATTGTTGCAGGGGATTTTCACGCGGTTGACGGGCGATGTGGCGCTCGTGGCGCTCATCCCCGGCGGCATTGTCGATCGGCTTCTGCCGCGCGCGGTTCTGCCATGCATCGTGATCGGCGATCTCGAAAGCCGGGACTATTCGACGGCGACGGAAAAAGCCGAGGAGCATTTCCTGTCGCTGCAAATCTGGAGCGATGCCAATGGCCGCAAGGGCACGGGGGAGATCACCGCACGGGTGAAGAACCTGCTCGACGATGCGGCGCTGCCGATTGCCGGCGTCTCCCTCGTCAATCTGCAGCTTGTCTCCAGCCGCTCGCGGCGCGAGGCGAAGACCAGGAATTTTGTCGCGGAGATGCGTTTCCGGGCGGTGACGGAATAG
- a CDS encoding MFS transporter has protein sequence MSDAAPMTSRVRLIGVLALGQIVSWGSGFDMLAILAPRIGNELAIGNEIVFAGLTIMMLISALCGPLLGRMLVRRGAAPVLVTGSVLFAAGFAVLAFSGGVTSYLFGWAVMGLAATCGLTTAAHTAVVERVGAESGRLLTLLMLFTGLSGAVFLPVTALAEQYFGWRGTLVLYACLQIFVLLPLYLFVLPGRPARKEVTRQKADALSPSPADTRRAFLLLAAMTTISAFTTFGLSPLLPLLLVQAGATQSFAVQLASARSLLAITARGLDFLLGKRGNPFVTAAIGLCLLFLSLLLLLGFAPAMPSFIAFIVFFGFGAGVLTVSRAVLPLAVFSPEDYGLQAARISLPQNLAIAVAPVIFTLALDRGGVAAMLGIAAVLIGISFLLLIALWRTVRQQGS, from the coding sequence ATGTCCGACGCCGCCCCCATGACGTCCCGCGTGCGCCTTATCGGCGTGCTGGCGCTTGGGCAGATCGTCAGCTGGGGCAGCGGTTTCGATATGCTGGCCATTCTCGCGCCACGGATCGGCAATGAACTGGCGATCGGCAACGAGATCGTTTTTGCCGGTCTCACCATCATGATGCTGATCAGCGCGCTTTGCGGGCCGTTGCTTGGCAGAATGCTCGTCCGCCGCGGTGCGGCGCCCGTGCTGGTGACCGGTTCCGTGCTCTTCGCCGCCGGTTTTGCCGTGCTTGCCTTTTCGGGCGGTGTCACGAGCTATCTTTTCGGCTGGGCCGTCATGGGTCTGGCCGCGACCTGCGGGTTGACGACGGCCGCCCATACGGCGGTGGTGGAGCGCGTCGGTGCGGAAAGCGGCCGATTGTTGACGCTTCTGATGCTGTTCACCGGCCTTTCAGGGGCGGTTTTTCTGCCCGTCACCGCGCTGGCGGAACAGTACTTCGGCTGGCGCGGCACGCTTGTGCTTTATGCCTGTCTGCAGATCTTCGTCCTTCTGCCGCTCTATCTCTTCGTCCTTCCCGGCCGTCCGGCCCGCAAGGAGGTAACGCGGCAGAAAGCCGACGCCCTTTCGCCATCCCCAGCCGATACGCGCCGCGCCTTTCTGCTTCTGGCGGCCATGACGACGATCAGCGCCTTTACGACCTTTGGCCTGTCGCCGCTGCTGCCGCTGCTCTTGGTACAGGCGGGTGCAACACAATCGTTTGCCGTGCAGCTGGCATCTGCACGCAGCCTGCTGGCAATTACGGCGCGCGGGCTGGATTTCCTGCTTGGAAAACGCGGCAACCCCTTTGTCACCGCCGCGATTGGCCTCTGTCTGCTATTCCTGTCGCTGCTGCTGTTGCTTGGCTTTGCCCCGGCCATGCCGTCCTTCATCGCCTTCATCGTGTTTTTCGGTTTCGGCGCCGGCGTGCTCACCGTCAGCCGGGCCGTGCTGCCACTTGCGGTGTTTTCGCCTGAGGACTATGGGCTTCAGGCTGCACGCATCTCTTTGCCGCAGAACCTCGCCATTGCCGTCGCGCCGGTCATTTTCACGCTGGCGCTGGATCGCGGCGGAGTGGCGGCCATGCTTGGTATCGCCGCCGTGCTGATCGGCATTTCGTTCCTACTGTTGATCGCTTTGTGGCGAACCGTGCGTCAACAAGGCTCCTGA
- a CDS encoding phage major tail protein, TP901-1 family: protein MVAQKGKDLLLKIDNAGATVTVAGLRTKRLAFNAQAVDVTDAESAGRWRELLSGAGVQRASLTASGIFKDQASDALVRGAFFAGTIPGWQIVIPDFGTIAGPFQIVALEYSGRHDGEVQFEIALESAGLLTFGVL, encoded by the coding sequence ATGGTAGCGCAGAAGGGCAAGGACCTGCTGCTGAAGATCGACAATGCCGGTGCCACTGTCACAGTGGCAGGGTTGAGGACAAAACGGCTGGCCTTCAATGCGCAGGCGGTCGATGTGACGGATGCTGAAAGCGCCGGCCGCTGGCGCGAGCTTCTCTCCGGCGCCGGCGTGCAGCGGGCATCGCTGACGGCGTCCGGCATCTTCAAGGACCAGGCAAGCGATGCTTTGGTGCGCGGCGCGTTTTTCGCCGGCACCATTCCAGGCTGGCAGATCGTCATTCCCGATTTCGGCACCATTGCCGGACCGTTCCAGATCGTGGCGCTTGAATATTCGGGCCGCCACGATGGCGAGGTGCAATTCGAGATCGCGCTGGAATCCGCCGGTCTTCTCACATTCGGAGTACTGTGA
- a CDS encoding gene transfer agent family protein, giving the protein MPERLRYGRANRHRGEIEALIDGERRILCLTLGALAELETAFAADDLTALAERFASGRMKAADMIRVIGAGLRGAGNVFSDEDVATATVEGGIAGHAAIVADLLTATFGGFKGDPIPGP; this is encoded by the coding sequence ATGCCTGAGCGTTTGCGTTACGGACGGGCGAACCGTCATCGCGGCGAGATCGAGGCGCTGATCGACGGCGAGAGGCGCATCCTGTGCCTGACGCTCGGCGCGCTCGCCGAACTCGAAACCGCCTTTGCAGCCGATGACCTCACCGCACTCGCCGAGCGTTTCGCCAGCGGCCGCATGAAGGCCGCCGACATGATCCGGGTCATCGGCGCGGGTTTGCGCGGCGCGGGCAACGTGTTTTCAGACGAGGATGTCGCCACTGCTACGGTGGAAGGCGGCATTGCCGGTCACGCCGCAATCGTCGCCGATCTCCTGACCGCCACCTTCGGCGGCTTCAAAGGTGATCCAATACCGGGCCCTTGA
- a CDS encoding rcc01693 family protein, translating into MNAAAGEAAKRPFPWPAVIHAGLCLLRLSSETFWRLTPREFFAMTGGNAVPHGPDRQAMEAMMRRFPDG; encoded by the coding sequence TTGAATGCCGCAGCAGGCGAGGCGGCAAAACGCCCCTTTCCCTGGCCGGCTGTCATCCATGCCGGCCTCTGCCTGCTGCGGCTTTCTTCCGAAACCTTCTGGCGGCTGACTCCAAGGGAGTTCTTCGCGATGACGGGCGGCAACGCCGTTCCGCACGGCCCTGATCGCCAGGCGATGGAGGCGATGATGCGGCGGTTTCCGGATGGGTGA
- a CDS encoding DUF2442 domain-containing protein, whose protein sequence is MVDVSDTELAAAKERWQKERAGRPIPVSVRFEATSARVIVDFTNGACFMFPARALEGLQDATAEQLAEVELLGETGLHWESLDVDYTIAGLMDGIFGSRTFMEAQRKGGQSRSPAKTAASRANGAKGGRPRKMP, encoded by the coding sequence ATGGTTGATGTCAGCGATACCGAACTCGCCGCCGCCAAGGAGCGCTGGCAAAAGGAGCGCGCAGGGCGCCCCATTCCCGTCTCCGTGCGTTTCGAAGCGACATCGGCGCGGGTCATCGTCGATTTCACCAATGGCGCCTGCTTCATGTTTCCGGCGCGGGCGCTGGAAGGTTTGCAGGACGCCACGGCGGAGCAGCTCGCCGAAGTTGAACTTCTCGGCGAGACTGGCCTGCATTGGGAAAGCCTCGATGTCGACTATACGATCGCTGGCCTGATGGACGGCATTTTCGGCAGCCGCACCTTCATGGAAGCCCAGCGCAAGGGCGGGCAATCCCGTTCTCCGGCCAAGACGGCCGCCAGCCGCGCCAACGGTGCTAAGGGCGGCCGGCCGCGAAAGATGCCCTGA
- a CDS encoding DUF4160 domain-containing protein, protein MVTVLRQHGMRFVIYTADHEPPHAHVYGEGEARIDIVRLTVLTQGGMSDRDVRRALAVIEEHRTLFLETWRRYHG, encoded by the coding sequence ATGGTCACCGTTCTGCGCCAGCATGGCATGCGTTTCGTCATCTACACGGCCGATCACGAGCCGCCGCATGCCCATGTCTATGGAGAGGGTGAAGCCCGTATCGATATTGTCCGCCTCACCGTTCTCACGCAGGGCGGCATGTCGGACCGGGACGTTCGGCGCGCCCTTGCCGTGATCGAAGAGCACCGGACGCTGTTTTTGGAGACCTGGAGACGATATCATGGTTGA
- a CDS encoding phage tail tape measure protein encodes MAGEGSIAENREEAEALSEVMGDLERRSERFGAALTSALQAATTGGKGLDDVLRGLGQRLSSIALSAGLKPLENMIGNAVGGLLNGGGSLFAFADGGVPGRAITPFAEGGVVSSPAFFPMGGGLGLMGEAGAEAILPLKRGSDGALGVAAPSGGGAAQIVFNVTATDAASFRKSEGQIAAMLARSVGRGQRGL; translated from the coding sequence ATGGCGGGTGAAGGATCGATTGCGGAGAATCGCGAGGAGGCCGAAGCGCTTTCCGAGGTGATGGGTGATCTCGAACGGCGCTCGGAGCGGTTCGGGGCGGCGCTGACCTCTGCCTTGCAGGCGGCGACGACGGGCGGCAAGGGGCTGGACGATGTGTTGCGCGGGCTGGGGCAGCGGCTGTCCAGCATTGCGCTTTCGGCCGGGCTGAAACCACTGGAAAACATGATCGGCAACGCCGTTGGCGGGTTGTTGAATGGCGGCGGTTCGCTCTTCGCCTTTGCCGATGGCGGAGTGCCGGGGCGGGCCATCACGCCTTTTGCGGAGGGTGGGGTCGTCTCCAGCCCCGCCTTTTTCCCGATGGGTGGGGGGCTCGGCCTGATGGGGGAAGCGGGGGCGGAGGCAATCCTGCCGCTGAAGCGCGGGTCGGATGGCGCGCTGGGTGTCGCAGCGCCCTCGGGCGGGGGCGCGGCGCAGATCGTTTTTAACGTGACGGCCACCGATGCGGCGAGTTTCCGCAAAAGCGAAGGGCAGATCGCCGCCATGCTGGCGCGCAGCGTCGGGCGTGGCCAACGGGGATTGTGA
- a CDS encoding TIGR02217 family protein: MAAFHEVRFPLRLALGVSGGPVRRTDIVNLSNGRENRNQRWRNARRAYDAGSGIRSVADLYEVMAFFEARRGELYGFRFRDPVDFKSCPPGETPAATDQRIGTGDGVTTGFQLLKTYADAGGSFSRRIDKPIEGSVIVSVEGVKAASSDLSVDHASGMVTFRAGRAPPAGAAIRAGFEFDVPVRFAIDRIDINVTAFEAGRIPSIPLMEILP; encoded by the coding sequence ATGGCGGCATTTCATGAAGTGCGGTTTCCGCTGCGGCTGGCGCTCGGCGTCAGCGGCGGGCCGGTGCGGCGCACCGATATCGTCAATCTTTCCAACGGCCGCGAGAACCGCAATCAGCGCTGGCGGAATGCCAGGCGCGCCTATGATGCCGGCTCCGGCATTCGCTCCGTCGCCGATCTCTACGAGGTGATGGCCTTTTTCGAGGCGCGGCGCGGGGAGCTTTACGGTTTCCGCTTTCGCGATCCGGTGGATTTCAAATCCTGCCCGCCGGGAGAGACACCCGCTGCGACCGACCAGAGGATCGGCACCGGCGACGGGGTGACGACGGGTTTTCAGCTCTTGAAGACCTATGCCGATGCCGGTGGTTCGTTTTCCCGGCGGATCGATAAGCCGATCGAAGGGTCGGTCATCGTTTCGGTCGAGGGGGTGAAGGCCGCATCGTCCGATCTCTCGGTCGATCATGCGAGCGGCATGGTGACATTCCGGGCCGGGCGGGCACCGCCTGCCGGTGCGGCGATCCGCGCCGGTTTCGAATTCGACGTGCCGGTGCGCTTCGCTATCGACCGTATCGACATCAACGTGACCGCCTTTGAAGCCGGCCGCATTCCCTCCATTCCACTGATGGAAATCCTGCCATGA
- a CDS encoding DUF2163 domain-containing protein, producing MKIMPAALADHLKADATTTCHCWRVMLKNGVVMGFTDHDETLSFGGTSYLAASGFSASDSDGETGLGASAGEVSGGFSSEAIAEEDLAAGRFDGAKVELFLVNWQAPDQHVLLSLREIGEVTRAGGAFRAELRSIAHRLGQPQGRSYGRRCDAALGDGRCGVDLTRLTGHGSVAAVDASGKLLVSGLDAFTEGFFSRGKLGFLTGRLAGKGFDLDGHERGDGGVLLSFWLAPEEMPSPGDCFSVTAGCDKSFATCKAKFANHLNFRGFPHLPGADFAYSYASGGQSHDGGVLFP from the coding sequence ATGAAGATCATGCCCGCTGCCCTTGCCGATCATCTGAAAGCGGACGCCACGACCACCTGCCATTGCTGGCGGGTGATGCTGAAAAACGGCGTCGTGATGGGGTTTACCGATCATGACGAGACGCTGTCCTTCGGCGGCACATCCTATCTTGCCGCCAGCGGTTTCTCCGCGAGCGACAGCGACGGCGAAACCGGCCTTGGCGCGAGCGCCGGCGAGGTGTCTGGTGGTTTTTCGAGCGAGGCGATTGCCGAAGAGGATCTTGCCGCCGGGCGTTTCGATGGCGCGAAGGTGGAGCTTTTTCTCGTCAACTGGCAGGCGCCGGATCAGCATGTGCTTCTCAGCCTGCGCGAGATCGGCGAGGTGACGCGGGCCGGCGGGGCCTTCCGCGCCGAATTGCGCAGCATCGCCCATCGCCTTGGCCAGCCGCAGGGCAGGAGCTATGGGCGGCGCTGCGATGCCGCGCTGGGCGACGGGCGTTGCGGCGTCGATCTCACGCGGCTGACCGGCCATGGCAGTGTTGCGGCGGTGGATGCTTCCGGCAAGCTGCTGGTCTCGGGGCTCGATGCTTTTACCGAGGGTTTCTTCAGCCGGGGCAAGCTTGGGTTTTTGACCGGCAGACTCGCCGGCAAAGGTTTCGATCTCGACGGCCACGAGCGGGGTGACGGCGGCGTGCTTCTCTCTTTCTGGCTGGCGCCGGAAGAGATGCCGTCGCCGGGAGACTGCTTTTCCGTGACCGCCGGCTGCGACAAGAGTTTCGCCACCTGCAAGGCGAAATTCGCCAATCATCTGAATTTCAGGGGTTTCCCGCATCTGCCTGGGGCGGATTTTGCCTACTCCTACGCAAGCGGTGGTCAAAGCCATGACGGCGGAGTGCTGTTTCCATGA
- a CDS encoding NlpC/P60 family protein, whose product MSDTAGKVLALAESWIGTPYRHQASLQGVGCDCLGLIRGVWRGLYGHEPELPPPYAPDWAERGGEDRLMAAAKRHFTMLSGMSEAAPGDLLLFRWRADAAAKHLGILAGPEHFIHAYEQAAVVRSALVPGWKRRIAGTFRFPDP is encoded by the coding sequence ATGAGTGATACGGCAGGAAAAGTGCTGGCGTTGGCCGAAAGCTGGATCGGCACGCCCTACAGGCATCAGGCCTCGTTGCAGGGCGTCGGCTGCGATTGCCTCGGCCTGATCCGCGGCGTCTGGCGCGGACTTTACGGGCACGAACCGGAATTGCCGCCGCCCTATGCCCCGGACTGGGCCGAACGCGGCGGCGAGGATCGGCTGATGGCGGCGGCGAAGCGCCACTTCACCATGCTTTCGGGCATGTCGGAGGCCGCGCCGGGAGACCTGCTGCTATTTCGCTGGAGGGCCGATGCGGCGGCGAAACATCTCGGCATCCTCGCCGGGCCGGAACATTTCATCCACGCGTATGAACAGGCAGCGGTGGTGCGGTCGGCTCTCGTGCCGGGCTGGAAGCGGCGTATTGCCGGGACTTTTCGGTTTCCCGATCCCTGA